CGCAGTTCCGTCCAGCGGGCCGGGGACAGACCGGCGATGTCTTCGCCGTCGATCTCCACCGAGCCGCCGGTGATCTCGAAGTGGGCGGGCAGGATGCCCAGCGCGGCACGGCAGGTGAGCGTCTTGCCGCTGCCGGACTCGCCGACGATGCCGACGGCCCTGCCCGGGGTGAGCGTGAAGCTCACGCCGTGCACGATCTCCCGGTCGCCGGCCAGGTCGCCGATCCGGACGTCGCGCACGGCGAGTACGGGCGCGGGCGGTTCGGCCGGGGGAACCGGGTCGGGCCCGGTGATCTCCTCGGCGTCGGGCAGGAGTTTCTCGGACAGGGCGGTCATCGCACACCTCCTACGGGGGCGGGGTCGGCGTCGCGGCGGCGGTTCGCGCGGGCCTTGCGTCGGTTGACCAGCGCGCGGCCCGCCTCGCCGGAGACGTCGCGGATCGCGTCGGCGAGAAGGTTGCAGGCCCAGACGGTGACCATGATCAGCAGGGCCGGTACGGCCGGCGCCCACGGCTGGTGACTGAGGTAGCCGAGGTCCGAGGCGAGGAGACCGCCCCAGGTCGGGGCCGGCGGCTGGACGCCGATGCCGAGGAAGGTCAGGCTCGACACGATGACGAACCCGACGCCGATGGTCTGGGCGAGGGCGACCGCGATGGGCGGCAGCACCTTGGCCCACACGTGACGGCGCACGACCCAGCCGATGGACGCGCCGGAGATGAGCGCCGCCTCCACGTAGGGGGAGCGTGCGACGGACAGGGTCGCGGCGCGGGCCACCCGGTAGAACAGCGGGGACACCAGCGCGCCCGTGACCAGCATCGCCTGGGTGAGGCCGTTGCCGAGCAGCGCGATCACGGCGACGGCGAACAGCAGGAACGGGAGGGCGACGAGAGTGTCGGCGAGCCGGAGGGTGATCCACTCGAAGGCCCGGCCGAGGTGGACCGACAGGATGCCCGGGACGGCGCCGATGGCGAGTGCCGTGAGGGCGACCTCCAGGGCACCGAGGACGCTGACGCGTGAGCCGTCGAGGAGTCGGCTGAGCACGTCACGGCCGAGGTAGTCGGTTCCCAGCCAGTGGGCCCCCGAGGCGGCGGCCAGCGTGTGGTCGCTGGTGGCCAGGGGGTTCTGCGGGGCCAGCAGCGGCCCGAGCAGGGCCAGCAGGGCGACCGCGACGAGAACGGCCACGGCGATCCGGCCGGAGGTGAGGGCGAGGACGCGGCGCACCATGGTCACACCCCCCGCTGCGAGGCCGGCGTGACGCGCGCCAGCACCAGGTTGACGATCAGGTTGAAGACGACGACCAGGACGATCGACACCACGAGGACGCCCTGCACGGCCGGTACGTCGCCGGCCTGCGCGGAGTCGTTGGCGAACCGTCCGAAGCCCTGCAGCCCGAAGATCCACTCCGTCACGACGGAGGCACCGACGAGTGCGGGGAACTTCAGGCCGAGCGTCGCGAGCGCCGGTCCGAGCCCGTTGCGCAGTACGTGGCCGAAGAAGATCCGGCGGGGACTCAGCCCCCGGACCACGGCGCCCGTCACGTAGTTCTCGCGGTAGGCCGCGATGAGACTGCTCCGCAACTGGCGGGCCACGTCGGCGACGACGTCGAAGCTGAGCGCGATCGCGGGCAGGGTGATGTGGGCGAGCCACGGCCCGAACCCCTGCTCCGCCGGCACGTATCCGGCCGACGGGAGCAGGTGCAGTCCCACCGCGAAGACCGCGACCAGCACGATCCCGACGACGAAGGCCGGCATCACCGAGATGACCGTGACGAACCCGGTGATCGCCCGGTCCACCCAGGTGGTGCGGCGCAGCGCCGCGATCGTGCCGAGGGCGAAACCGGCGACCACGCCGATGAGCAGGGCGAAGGTCGCCACCGACAGGCTCACGCCCAGGCCGAGGCCGATGAGGGTCGAGATGTCGGCGCCGTTGGTCCAGCTCGTTCCGAGCTGCCCGTGCAGCACGCCGCCGAACCAGTCCGCGTACTGGACCAGGAACGGCCGGTCGAGGCCCCACTGGGCCTCGACCCGGGCGACCGCCTCGGGCGTCGCCTCCTCGCCGAGCTGGATGCGCGCCGGGCTGAGCCCGCTCAGCGACCGCAGCGCGAACGTCACGAACGTCGCGACGAGGAAGACGGGCACGAAGATCGCGACCGACCGGGCGAGGGTGACCAGGACACGGAAGACGGTGTGCCGTGTCCTGGCCGCGGCGGCGGGAAGACGGACGTCGGGCGGGGCCGGTGCCTCCGTCGTCGTCATGGAGTGCCTCCTCTCTGGGGTGGACGGCGGTCAGTTGCCGGAGATGGTCACGCCGGTCCAGTCGATGTGGGCCGGGTTCTTCGGCAGGCCCGAGATGGACTTGCTCTTGGCGATGAGGTTGGGCGAGGAGTACGTGAAGACGAGCGCCTTGCTCTTGAGCCCCGCCCGGGTCGCCGCCTGGAGGACCTTCGTGTAGTCGGCGGAGTCGAGCGGGGTCTGCCGCACCTTGGCGATGGCCGCCTCGAACCCGGTGGGCTCGTAGGGGGTGCTGAGGTTGAGCGGCCCGTCCGGGCCGAAGTGCGCGGTGAGGGTCTGCGCGGCGGAGTCCCGCCCCGTCGTCCCGTACAGCGAGAACGTCAGGTCCTTCGCGAAGAACGGGGTGGCCCAGTTCTTGTCGATCTTGATGGTGACCTTGATGCCGACCTTCGCCAACTGCGCCTGGACGATCTCGGCCTGCGGGTCCTCGGCCGGGATGACCAGGTTCAGCTTGATGTCCCCGGCGTGGTAGCCGGCCTCGGCCAGCAGCTTCTTCGACTTCGCGGGATCGTAGGCGTAGGCGTTCTCCGACTGCGGATCGAAGGCCACATACCCCTTCGGGAAGGGCTGGTTGGTCACTGAGCCGTAGCCGAACGTCAGCTTGTCGACGAACTCCTGACGGTCGACCGCGTACCGCACGGCGTCGACGACCTTGTCGTTGTCGAACGGTGCCTTGTTCACGTTCAGGCTGATGTTGGACGCGTTGAATCCGGGCTGCACGAACACGTCGAGGCCGGCCTTCTTGGCCGCGTCGGCCTGACTGGGCGCGATGTCGGCGAAGTTGTAGACGCCGGTCTGCAGTCCCGAGACGACGGTGGAGGCGTCGGGCGCGGAGGTCAGTTCGACGTTGTCGATGTGGATGTTCTTGGCGTCCCAGTAGTCGGGGTTCTTCTTCAGGACCGCCTTCGTGCCCGGCACGAGCTGGGTGACGATGAACGGACCCGCGCCCACCGGGTTCTGGTCCAGCTTGTCGGGCGAGGCGGACGCCTTGGGGCTGGCGATCTGCAGGACGCGCTCGCCGAGCAGTTGGGGTATCTGGTAGTCGACCTGACTCAGCCGGAGCACCGCGTCGAGTCCCTTGGCCTGCACCGACCTGATGGAGGTCAGGTCGCCGAAGAGGGCCGAGTTCTTCTGCTTCTTGGCCCGTTCGATCGCCGTCTTCACCGCGGAACCGTCGACCGGCGTCCCGTCGCTGAACTTCAGCCCGGGGCGCAGATGGAAGGTGATCACGTCCCCCTCGGCGTTGTACTCCCAGCTCTTGGCAAGATCCGGGACGGCCTTGCCGTCCTTGTCGGTCCTCGTCAACGAGGCGTACACGAGGGCGAGTTCACGGAACTGGGCGCCGCTGCCGCCGACGACCGGGTCCCAGTGGGTGGGGAAGTAGGAGGAGGTCCACTTCAGCGCGGCCGCCCCGCCGCCGGCCGACGCCGCCTCACCGCCGCAGGCGCTGAGCGCGGGGACGAGCACGGCGGCGAGGGCGGTCCCCAGGGCCGCGGCACGGAGCCGGGCGGGTCGGGCGGAGCGGAGTCCTGTCGCGGGGCTTTCGGGCGTGAGTCGTCCGGACATCTGTTCGTTCTTTCTGCGAGGGCTCCCGTCCGCGCCGGGGCACCGGAACGGGAGCGAGGACGGCACGCCCCTCACCGGCTCCGCGCAGCCCGGACGGGCATGCCGGCGTGGCGTCGGTGCGCACGGAGGCATGCCGCGCTCAGGGCGTGAGGCGTCGGCGGATCGCGAGAGGGGCGGCCGGAAGGCCGAGGGAGGGAGAACGACGAGGCGCTGCGGGGGCGGCGCGCGATGACGGGCGTCGGGCGGCGAACCGGTGGGAGACCGGTGCCGGTGCCGAGGAGAGCGGCGTCAGGCGCCTGGGGGCCGCGGTGGGCGGGCGGTCAGCGACAGAGAGCGCTGCAGGTGCGCCGCAGGTCCACGTAGCGGCACTCCACGCCGGGATGCGTCGTGAGCATGGGCACATCCTGGGGGCCGCGCTCGGCGGCTGTCAATGGACACCAATTGGTGTCTCATTGGGCGGGACGTCTCTGACCCCTGATCAGAAGCCTGTCAGGACGCCGGGAGCGGGCCTGCGCGGCGGGCGGGGTGTACCGCGGCCTCCTCCGGATGCAGCCACAACGGGCCGTTGCCGGTGTCGACACGGACCGCCTCCGCGGGGGGCCACGGACCGTCGGCCAGCAGGTGGCCCTCCGGGCCGGTGAGGCTCCGGTACCGGGCGAGTGCCTGGGCAGGAGGCTGCCGTTCGGAGTCCGCCGGCGGTCCCGGGCTCAACTCGGCGACGGCGGCCGCGTACTGCTCGTAAGGCCGCCAGCCCGGTACGACCCGGAACGCCGTCGGAGTACGGATCAGCAGGGTCGGCAGCGCGTACCGGTGGCCCCCGTCCGCGGTCTCCTTCGCGGCGCCGGGGTGCGGCGATCCGCCGGGCACGGACAGCACCTCGCGCACCGGACGACGCGCCTCGGCGTGGTCGGCGCGCACCGCGTCCAGCACCTCGGCCGAGGCCGCGCCGGCGGCCAGCAGTTCATGGTCCAGGCCGGGCACGCCCCGTACCGCCGACAGCGCGAGCGGCATGGTGTCCGCCGGTTCGCCCAGGACGAAGACGCTCTCCCGCAGCCGCCGCAGCACCCGGTCGGCCACCTCGGCGCCCTGCCGCTCGGCGGCCTTGGCGACCAGCGAGGACGGCCAGGAACTCGCCGCGACGCGGCTCAGCCGGACGGGCCTCGGGGCTCCCGTGTGCGTACAGACGTCCTCGACGTAGCGCGCGTACCAGGCGGTCTCCGCCGCCGGATCGGGCGGCGGGTCGTCGTCGAGGTCGAAGAGCAGGCAGTGCACGCGGCGCCAGCGGACGCGGCCCGCAAGCCCGGCGCGCAGCCGGCGGAACACCGGCTCCGAACCCCAGGCCCACGGACACAGCGGGTCCGTGTACTCGACCACCTCCACCCCCGGTTGTCGCACGGCCCGCACCCCGGCCTCGGGCGCGGCCGTCACGCGGCTCCCTGGTGGCTGAGCCGTTCGGCCGGCTCGGCGGGCAGCAGCGCGGCCAAGGTCGTCCCGCCGAGCACCGCCGCGGCGTCCGCCTCGATCTGCCGCCACACCCCGGGCAGTCCGGCGGCGGGCCCGGGATAGTCCAGTCCGGCCAACGGCTCACCCCGCAGCGTGATCAACTCGCCGTCCACAGCGCGTACGACGTCCAGCAGCGTGACTTCGCCGGCCGGTCGGCCCAGCCAGTACCCGCCCTCGCAGCCACGCTGGCTGCGCACCAGCCCCGCCCTGCGCAGTTCGCCGACGACGGACTTCAGGAACCGGAACGGGATGTGCTGCGAGGAGGCGATGGCCTCGCAGGTGAGCGGTCTGGCCGGTTCGCGGGCGAGCTCCAGCAGCGCCCGTGTGGCGTAGTCC
The window above is part of the Streptomyces sp. NBC_01428 genome. Proteins encoded here:
- a CDS encoding ABC transporter permease, translated to MVRRVLALTSGRIAVAVLVAVALLALLGPLLAPQNPLATSDHTLAAASGAHWLGTDYLGRDVLSRLLDGSRVSVLGALEVALTALAIGAVPGILSVHLGRAFEWITLRLADTLVALPFLLFAVAVIALLGNGLTQAMLVTGALVSPLFYRVARAATLSVARSPYVEAALISGASIGWVVRRHVWAKVLPPIAVALAQTIGVGFVIVSSLTFLGIGVQPPAPTWGGLLASDLGYLSHQPWAPAVPALLIMVTVWACNLLADAIRDVSGEAGRALVNRRKARANRRRDADPAPVGGVR
- a CDS encoding RrF2 family transcriptional regulator, which encodes MHISAKADYATRALLELAREPARPLTCEAIASSQHIPFRFLKSVVGELRRAGLVRSQRGCEGGYWLGRPAGEVTLLDVVRAVDGELITLRGEPLAGLDYPGPAAGLPGVWRQIEADAAAVLGGTTLAALLPAEPAERLSHQGAA
- a CDS encoding DsbA family oxidoreductase; translated protein: MRAVRQPGVEVVEYTDPLCPWAWGSEPVFRRLRAGLAGRVRWRRVHCLLFDLDDDPPPDPAAETAWYARYVEDVCTHTGAPRPVRLSRVAASSWPSSLVAKAAERQGAEVADRVLRRLRESVFVLGEPADTMPLALSAVRGVPGLDHELLAAGAASAEVLDAVRADHAEARRPVREVLSVPGGSPHPGAAKETADGGHRYALPTLLIRTPTAFRVVPGWRPYEQYAAAVAELSPGPPADSERQPPAQALARYRSLTGPEGHLLADGPWPPAEAVRVDTGNGPLWLHPEEAAVHPARRAGPLPAS
- a CDS encoding ABC transporter permease; this translates as MTTTEAPAPPDVRLPAAAARTRHTVFRVLVTLARSVAIFVPVFLVATFVTFALRSLSGLSPARIQLGEEATPEAVARVEAQWGLDRPFLVQYADWFGGVLHGQLGTSWTNGADISTLIGLGLGVSLSVATFALLIGVVAGFALGTIAALRRTTWVDRAITGFVTVISVMPAFVVGIVLVAVFAVGLHLLPSAGYVPAEQGFGPWLAHITLPAIALSFDVVADVARQLRSSLIAAYRENYVTGAVVRGLSPRRIFFGHVLRNGLGPALATLGLKFPALVGASVVTEWIFGLQGFGRFANDSAQAGDVPAVQGVLVVSIVLVVVFNLIVNLVLARVTPASQRGV
- a CDS encoding ABC transporter substrate-binding protein, which translates into the protein MSGRLTPESPATGLRSARPARLRAAALGTALAAVLVPALSACGGEAASAGGGAAALKWTSSYFPTHWDPVVGGSGAQFRELALVYASLTRTDKDGKAVPDLAKSWEYNAEGDVITFHLRPGLKFSDGTPVDGSAVKTAIERAKKQKNSALFGDLTSIRSVQAKGLDAVLRLSQVDYQIPQLLGERVLQIASPKASASPDKLDQNPVGAGPFIVTQLVPGTKAVLKKNPDYWDAKNIHIDNVELTSAPDASTVVSGLQTGVYNFADIAPSQADAAKKAGLDVFVQPGFNASNISLNVNKAPFDNDKVVDAVRYAVDRQEFVDKLTFGYGSVTNQPFPKGYVAFDPQSENAYAYDPAKSKKLLAEAGYHAGDIKLNLVIPAEDPQAEIVQAQLAKVGIKVTIKIDKNWATPFFAKDLTFSLYGTTGRDSAAQTLTAHFGPDGPLNLSTPYEPTGFEAAIAKVRQTPLDSADYTKVLQAATRAGLKSKALVFTYSSPNLIAKSKSISGLPKNPAHIDWTGVTISGN